In a genomic window of Deltaproteobacteria bacterium:
- a CDS encoding RNA-binding transcriptional accessory protein, with amino-acid sequence MNLTHIDLIAKELAIAPRQVQATAALLEEDATVPFIARYRKEMTGSLDEVVITTIRDRLLQLAELDKRRETVLKSIAEQGKLTEELKEKILEAESLTVLEDLYLPYKPKRRTRATLAKEKGLEPLAQRVWEQSDCDPLNEAEAYVDPEKQLPSIAEVLSGVRDIMAEWVSEDGQARARLRELLLEKGAFQSEVIPGKEAEGAKFSDYFAWEEPVATAPSHRILAMRRGEKEEFLTFRVVISEFDALRILERLFIKGTKLASEQVKLAVHDSFKRLLGPSIETEVRLLTKKRADEAAITVFADNLRQLLLVSPLGQKSVLAIDPGFRTGCKVVCLDRQGKLLGNTTIFPHQSAREAAEAGARIVALCEKLAVEAIAIGNGTAGRETEAFVRKLDLPRSIPIVMVNESGASIYSASEVAREEFPDHDVTVRGAVSIGRRLMDPLAELVKLDAKSIGVGQYQHDVDQSALKHRLDDVVMSCVNSVGVEVNTASQQLLTYVSGLGPQLARNIVEYRNANGPFSSRARLLKVPRLGPKAFEQAAGFLRVREGDNPLDASAVHPERYRLVEAMAREVECAVTDLLQDERQRQKIDPKKYVNDQVGLPTLNDILAELAKPGRDPRAQFEVVRFAEGVEKIEDVKPGMKLPGIVTNVTAFGAFVDIGVHQDGLVHISQLADRFVKDPNEVVKVQQKVLVTVLEVDLARKRISLSLKSR; translated from the coding sequence ATGAACCTCACACACATCGACCTCATCGCCAAAGAACTCGCTATTGCCCCACGCCAAGTCCAAGCCACAGCTGCGCTGCTCGAAGAAGATGCGACCGTGCCGTTCATTGCCCGCTATCGCAAGGAAATGACCGGCAGTTTGGATGAAGTCGTCATTACCACTATTCGTGATCGTCTTTTGCAGCTTGCCGAGTTGGACAAACGGCGCGAGACGGTGCTGAAGTCCATCGCCGAACAAGGCAAATTGACCGAGGAGTTGAAAGAAAAAATTCTGGAGGCGGAATCGCTGACCGTTCTCGAAGATCTGTATTTGCCCTACAAGCCTAAGCGCCGCACACGCGCGACCCTCGCCAAAGAAAAAGGCTTGGAGCCATTGGCGCAACGCGTCTGGGAGCAGAGCGATTGCGACCCGCTGAACGAGGCAGAAGCCTATGTCGATCCAGAAAAGCAACTGCCGTCGATAGCCGAAGTGTTGTCGGGCGTGCGCGACATCATGGCCGAGTGGGTGAGCGAAGACGGGCAGGCGCGGGCGCGATTGCGCGAGTTGTTGCTGGAGAAGGGTGCTTTTCAATCCGAAGTGATTCCTGGCAAGGAGGCTGAAGGTGCGAAGTTCTCCGACTACTTCGCTTGGGAAGAGCCGGTGGCGACCGCGCCTTCGCACCGGATTCTCGCCATGCGCCGTGGTGAGAAGGAAGAGTTCCTCACGTTCCGCGTGGTGATCTCGGAGTTTGACGCTCTCCGCATTCTCGAACGCTTGTTCATCAAAGGTACGAAGCTGGCCTCAGAGCAGGTGAAACTGGCCGTGCACGATAGTTTCAAGCGGCTGCTCGGTCCGTCGATTGAGACCGAGGTGCGGTTACTGACCAAGAAACGCGCCGATGAAGCCGCGATTACGGTGTTTGCCGATAATCTGCGCCAACTGTTGCTCGTGTCGCCGCTTGGGCAAAAGAGCGTCTTGGCAATCGATCCCGGTTTCCGCACTGGCTGCAAGGTGGTGTGTTTGGATCGCCAAGGCAAGCTGTTGGGCAACACGACGATCTTTCCTCACCAAAGTGCACGTGAAGCGGCGGAAGCCGGCGCGCGTATCGTTGCGTTGTGCGAGAAATTGGCGGTCGAGGCGATTGCCATCGGCAATGGTACTGCTGGGCGGGAAACTGAGGCGTTCGTTCGCAAGCTTGACTTGCCACGTTCCATCCCGATTGTCATGGTGAATGAGAGCGGCGCGTCGATTTATTCGGCCTCCGAGGTCGCGCGAGAAGAATTTCCCGATCATGACGTGACTGTGCGTGGAGCGGTGTCGATCGGACGACGGCTGATGGACCCGCTGGCTGAGTTGGTGAAGCTCGACGCCAAGTCCATTGGCGTAGGGCAGTATCAGCATGACGTAGACCAAAGCGCGTTGAAGCATCGCCTTGATGACGTGGTGATGAGCTGCGTGAACAGCGTGGGAGTGGAAGTGAACACCGCGAGCCAACAGCTGCTGACCTATGTTTCGGGGTTGGGGCCGCAATTGGCGCGCAATATCGTCGAATACCGTAATGCCAATGGGCCGTTCTCGTCGCGCGCACGGTTGCTGAAAGTGCCGCGTCTCGGCCCGAAGGCGTTCGAGCAAGCGGCGGGGTTTCTCCGGGTTCGTGAAGGAGACAACCCGCTGGACGCCAGCGCTGTGCACCCTGAGCGTTACCGGCTCGTAGAGGCGATGGCCCGGGAAGTGGAATGCGCGGTGACGGATCTGTTACAGGACGAGCGGCAGCGCCAGAAAATTGACCCCAAAAAGTACGTGAACGATCAGGTGGGGCTGCCGACGTTGAACGACATTCTAGCCGAGCTGGCCAAGCCGGGACGCGACCCGCGCGCGCAGTTCGAGGTCGTGCGGTTTGCCGAAGGCGTCGAGAAGATCGAAGACGTGAAACCCGGCATGAAACTGCCGGGGATTGTGACCAACGTGACCGCCTTTGGGGCCTTTGTCGATATCGGGGTGCATCAAGATGGCTTGGTGCATATCAGCCAACTCGCAGATCGGTTCGTGAAAGACCCGAATGAGGTCGTGAAGGTGCAACAGAAAGTGCTGGTGACCGTGCTGGAGGTCGATCTAGCGCGGAAACGGATTTCTTTGTCGCTGAAGTCCCGCTGA
- a CDS encoding DUF2797 domain-containing protein — protein sequence MTQLHGNLRKMITSADTPVTYRLPIGEVELPLNELLGQTLRLEYSGEIACIACGQRTKKSFNQGYCYRCFTTLAQCDMCIVKPELCHFAQGTCREPEWGLAHCMQPHYVYLANSSGLKVGITRASQVPTRWLDQGASQALLCLRVPSRRHAGLLEVALKRFVADRTDWRKMLSGDPAPHDLIASRTDLLDRCHDVVSQLNAFAEEPSVAHLPEEAARTFAYPILQYPKKVSSLSFDKTALVEGTLLGIKGQYLILDTGVLNIRKFAGYHVSFTI from the coding sequence ATGACGCAACTCCATGGCAACCTCCGCAAAATGATTACCTCGGCAGACACGCCGGTAACGTATCGCTTACCGATAGGCGAGGTTGAGCTGCCGTTGAACGAGCTGCTTGGACAAACCCTTCGTCTCGAATATAGCGGCGAGATCGCTTGTATCGCCTGCGGGCAACGCACGAAGAAGAGCTTTAACCAAGGGTATTGCTATCGCTGTTTCACGACGCTGGCGCAGTGCGACATGTGTATCGTGAAGCCGGAGTTGTGCCACTTCGCGCAAGGCACGTGTCGCGAGCCGGAGTGGGGCCTCGCTCATTGCATGCAGCCACATTATGTCTACCTGGCGAATTCCTCTGGCCTGAAAGTCGGCATCACCCGCGCCAGCCAGGTGCCCACGCGCTGGCTGGATCAAGGCGCGTCGCAGGCGCTGCTGTGTCTGCGGGTGCCGAGTCGCCGTCATGCTGGATTGCTCGAAGTGGCGTTGAAGCGCTTCGTCGCCGACCGCACGGATTGGCGGAAAATGCTCTCTGGCGATCCTGCACCGCACGATCTGATCGCCAGCAGAACCGATTTGCTGGATCGTTGTCATGACGTGGTGTCGCAACTGAACGCGTTCGCCGAGGAGCCCTCCGTGGCCCACTTGCCAGAGGAAGCAGCACGCACCTTTGCCTATCCGATCTTGCAGTATCCCAAGAAAGTGTCGTCGCTCAGCTTCGACAAAACCGCTCTTGTCGAGGGAACGCTGCTTGGCATCAAGGGGCAATATCTGATTCTGGATACCGGGGTGCTGAACATCCGGAAGTTCGCTGGGTATCATGTTTCCTTCACGATCTAA
- a CDS encoding DUF1343 domain-containing protein has protein sequence MKFGIDRLLEEPALRKPLAGRRVALLAHPASVTRDLTHSLDALAALDGIKLVAAFGPQHGLRGDKQDNMVESSDFHDPVHGIPVFSLYGEVRRPTAAMMDCFDTLLIDLQDVGCRIYTFVTTLRYMLEAAAEHRKTVWVLDRPNPAGRPVEGLRLRPGWESFVGAGALPMRHGLTLGELARWFVSTLHLDVECEVVTMDGWNPTNAPGYGWPLGERTWVNPSPNAANLWMARCYAGTVMLEGTTLSEGRGTTRPLELFGAPDLDPCALLARMESLAPHWLQGCRLRACWFEPTFHKHVGKLCAGLHIHVEDGSYNHDTFRPWRLMALVFKAVRTLHPDFELWRDFPYEYERDRLAIDLINGGPLLRQWVDDPAATPADLDALATSDEATWLSERESIFLYRSGAC, from the coding sequence ATGAAGTTCGGCATCGATCGTCTGTTGGAAGAGCCTGCGCTACGGAAACCGCTAGCAGGCCGTCGCGTCGCGTTGCTTGCCCACCCGGCTTCGGTGACCCGCGACTTGACCCATTCCCTCGACGCGCTCGCAGCGCTCGACGGTATTAAGCTCGTTGCCGCCTTCGGCCCGCAACACGGGCTGCGCGGCGATAAGCAAGATAACATGGTCGAGTCGTCGGACTTCCACGACCCTGTGCACGGGATTCCGGTCTTCAGTCTCTACGGCGAAGTGCGCCGTCCCACGGCGGCCATGATGGACTGCTTCGATACGCTGCTGATCGATCTGCAAGACGTGGGCTGTCGCATCTACACCTTTGTCACCACGTTGCGGTACATGCTCGAAGCAGCGGCGGAGCATCGAAAGACGGTTTGGGTGCTGGACCGACCGAATCCCGCTGGGCGTCCCGTGGAAGGACTACGGCTCCGACCGGGGTGGGAGAGTTTTGTCGGCGCGGGAGCGCTGCCCATGCGTCACGGTCTGACGCTGGGCGAACTTGCGCGCTGGTTTGTGAGCACACTGCATTTGGATGTCGAGTGCGAAGTGGTGACGATGGACGGTTGGAATCCGACGAACGCACCGGGCTACGGCTGGCCGCTCGGCGAACGCACCTGGGTGAATCCCAGCCCCAACGCCGCGAATCTGTGGATGGCGCGTTGCTACGCGGGAACGGTGATGCTGGAAGGCACGACACTCTCCGAAGGACGTGGGACGACGCGGCCACTAGAACTCTTCGGCGCGCCGGACCTAGATCCGTGCGCGCTGCTGGCACGGATGGAATCTCTGGCACCGCATTGGCTGCAAGGCTGTCGACTTAGAGCATGCTGGTTCGAGCCGACATTTCACAAACACGTCGGGAAGCTATGCGCGGGGCTCCACATTCACGTTGAAGACGGCAGCTACAACCACGACACATTTCGCCCATGGCGCTTAATGGCGCTCGTGTTCAAAGCCGTACGGACGCTGCACCCGGACTTCGAGCTATGGCGAGATTTTCCTTACGAGTACGAGCGTGACCGGCTCGCCATCGACCTGATTAACGGTGGCCCGCTCTTGCGCCAATGGGTGGATGATCCCGCCGCCACTCCCGCCGATCTTGACGCCCTCGCCACTTCAGATGAAGCGACCTGGCTGAGCGAGCGGGAGTCGATCTTTCTCTACCGCTCAGGTGCGTGTTAA
- a CDS encoding DOMON-like domain-containing protein → MIEHSPVYTATLMRHSETPSAAVRGIEVRISWLQTGQDGALALTYILTGDCAKLRIPPPRPPARVDGLWRHTCFEAFLAIQGDSAYRECNFSPSGEWAVYHFRGYRDRSTVGEEELVPKIVTQSTEQSLELDARLFLSPPLTTQPLRLALSAVIEDNLGVLSYWALRHPPGKPDFHHAEAFMLGIAPLHGETTRRGTR, encoded by the coding sequence GTGATCGAACATTCTCCTGTGTATACCGCGACGCTCATGCGTCATTCCGAGACGCCCAGCGCGGCGGTGCGTGGAATCGAAGTGCGTATTTCCTGGTTGCAAACTGGACAAGACGGCGCGCTCGCCCTCACTTACATCCTCACGGGCGACTGCGCCAAGCTGCGGATTCCCCCACCCCGGCCGCCGGCGCGGGTCGATGGCCTCTGGCGGCACACCTGCTTCGAGGCGTTCCTCGCGATACAGGGCGACTCGGCGTACCGAGAGTGTAATTTCTCTCCCTCGGGTGAGTGGGCGGTGTACCACTTTCGCGGCTATCGCGACCGCTCGACGGTTGGTGAGGAAGAGCTGGTGCCAAAGATCGTTACGCAGAGTACGGAGCAGAGTCTCGAACTCGACGCGCGCCTTTTTCTCTCTCCTCCGTTGACGACACAACCGCTGCGGCTGGCGCTGTCCGCCGTGATTGAAGACAACCTCGGCGTGCTCTCCTATTGGGCGCTGCGACACCCGCCTGGGAAACCGGATTTCCATCATGCCGAGGCGTTTATGCTGGGGATCGCGCCTCTGCATGGCGAGACCACGAGAAGGGGGACACGATGA
- a CDS encoding EthD domain-containing protein, protein MVKFIICAKRKEGMTHEEFSAYWRNHHGPLVRSVPEFIRHVKKYVQCHLVKGALPLGAAGDYDGVAELWFDSVESLTTAFNEPRYLAIIRPDELTFADLSKSISFVTEEVPVV, encoded by the coding sequence ATGGTCAAATTCATCATCTGTGCGAAGCGCAAAGAGGGAATGACGCATGAAGAGTTTAGTGCCTACTGGCGGAACCATCATGGTCCGCTGGTGCGGAGCGTGCCGGAATTTATCCGCCATGTGAAAAAATATGTTCAGTGCCATTTGGTCAAAGGCGCGCTACCGCTCGGCGCGGCGGGCGACTATGACGGGGTGGCCGAGCTGTGGTTCGACAGCGTGGAGAGCCTCACTACTGCTTTTAACGAGCCCCGGTATCTAGCCATTATTCGTCCCGACGAACTCACATTTGCCGATCTGAGCAAATCTATATCGTTCGTGACGGAGGAGGTGCCGGTCGTGTGA
- a CDS encoding SMP-30/gluconolactonase/LRE family protein translates to MSQLREITSGLKFPEGPVAMNDGSVLVVEITGGTLTRVRPNGAKEVVANTGGGPNGAALGPDGKVYICNNGGLRFTADGSPTEGLPDGYTGGYIQRVDIDSGKVEVLYTECNGHRLRGPNDLVFDAQGGFWFSDFGKVLERQRDRTALYYAKADGSSIKEVVFPIDGPNGIGLAPGDTHLYAAQTFEGRVWQWKIAAPGELAPVEVGEGGPLLAGPGGGKLLAGLPGYQLLDSLAVDSAGNVCVATLINGGITVISPDGASVEFVPTGDPLTTNICFGGPDLRTAYITLSGSGRLVAVDWPRPGLKLHYSR, encoded by the coding sequence ATGTCGCAGCTACGAGAAATCACTTCGGGTCTGAAATTTCCCGAAGGTCCGGTGGCCATGAACGATGGCAGTGTGTTGGTGGTGGAAATCACCGGCGGCACGCTCACTCGCGTGCGCCCCAATGGTGCCAAAGAAGTGGTGGCCAACACTGGGGGCGGTCCTAATGGTGCGGCGCTCGGGCCGGATGGGAAAGTGTACATCTGTAATAACGGCGGGCTGAGGTTCACGGCGGATGGCAGTCCGACGGAAGGACTGCCGGACGGGTATACCGGCGGGTATATCCAACGGGTAGACATCGACAGCGGCAAAGTAGAAGTGCTCTACACCGAATGCAACGGACACCGCCTGCGTGGCCCGAACGACTTGGTCTTCGATGCCCAGGGTGGGTTTTGGTTCTCGGACTTCGGCAAAGTACTAGAGCGCCAGCGGGATCGCACCGCGCTGTATTACGCCAAAGCCGATGGCTCGTCGATTAAAGAAGTTGTGTTTCCTATTGACGGACCTAACGGCATCGGTTTGGCTCCCGGCGACACGCATCTCTATGCCGCTCAGACCTTCGAAGGGCGGGTGTGGCAATGGAAAATCGCTGCTCCCGGAGAACTCGCGCCGGTAGAAGTCGGGGAGGGTGGGCCGCTGCTCGCGGGTCCTGGCGGCGGGAAGTTGCTCGCCGGATTGCCGGGTTATCAGTTGCTCGATTCGCTGGCGGTAGACAGTGCCGGGAACGTATGTGTAGCCACGTTGATTAACGGCGGTATTACCGTCATTTCACCCGATGGCGCATCGGTAGAGTTCGTTCCCACCGGCGATCCGCTGACGACCAATATCTGCTTTGGCGGGCCGGATCTGCGGACGGCCTACATTACCCTGAGCGGCTCCGGGCGGCTGGTAGCGGTGGATTGGCCGCGCCCTGGATTGAAGCTGCACTACTCTCGCTAA
- a CDS encoding amidohydrolase family protein — protein sequence MPVQKFPPMTKDFPTFDCDAHVTEPPWIWERAKDWLTKDELDALKTTMWFDEETKQLIVNGHAGAGIGSQRIGGTAGVVNVLTSAGPGLKHNIQRALNVRNLNPKTALTKEQANYIDHKGSYEPTARLRDMDVQGIDQVMIIPTDIDTYPWLQNAVGAKAVCKAYNEWAYDYCQADPERIFFAAMLPMQDPVFAAQEVYRVAAKGCRVALVRPIDAMGNYPLQPKYDPVWRAMEETGVVYGMHPFPAFGTLKPPGYSEQYSGAELIAKTVFSSGLPHFFLTNVQNFQAEAALWVTEVLMSGFFERYSKIRAAVFEASSTWLSFLLDECDKFYRLYRNERQMPPLKRLPSETFAEYCVTGFEGDEAPPSRLPDFYRDILAWSSDVYHHDGDDAWRALETMRKCELPDAYQARFLGENARKMYRIDAPQQFIRERVTEIERPDWWPTEDEVQRSLDPEAGIVRRHGEGPRVNRTNGHAQEGARP from the coding sequence ATGCCTGTACAAAAGTTCCCACCGATGACCAAAGATTTTCCCACGTTCGATTGCGACGCCCATGTCACCGAGCCCCCCTGGATCTGGGAGCGGGCCAAAGACTGGCTCACCAAAGATGAACTCGATGCCCTGAAGACCACGATGTGGTTCGACGAGGAAACGAAACAGCTCATCGTCAATGGCCATGCTGGCGCGGGGATCGGCTCGCAACGGATCGGCGGAACGGCAGGAGTAGTGAATGTCCTCACCTCGGCGGGGCCGGGTCTCAAGCATAATATCCAACGCGCCTTGAACGTGCGCAACTTGAATCCCAAGACCGCCCTCACCAAGGAGCAGGCCAACTACATCGACCACAAAGGCTCGTACGAGCCTACGGCCCGTCTGCGCGACATGGACGTCCAAGGCATTGACCAAGTGATGATCATCCCCACCGATATCGACACCTACCCATGGCTCCAGAACGCGGTCGGGGCGAAAGCGGTCTGCAAAGCCTACAACGAGTGGGCCTACGACTACTGCCAAGCCGATCCCGAGCGCATCTTCTTCGCCGCCATGCTACCGATGCAGGACCCGGTTTTTGCCGCCCAAGAGGTGTATCGCGTGGCCGCCAAGGGCTGCCGTGTCGCCCTGGTCCGTCCCATCGACGCCATGGGCAACTATCCGCTTCAGCCGAAATACGACCCCGTGTGGCGCGCCATGGAGGAAACCGGCGTGGTCTACGGCATGCACCCCTTCCCCGCCTTCGGCACGCTCAAGCCGCCGGGCTACAGCGAGCAGTATTCGGGAGCCGAGCTGATCGCCAAGACCGTGTTCAGCTCTGGGCTGCCACACTTCTTCCTCACCAACGTGCAGAATTTCCAAGCCGAGGCGGCGCTATGGGTCACCGAGGTGTTGATGTCGGGCTTCTTCGAGCGTTACTCCAAGATTCGAGCGGCGGTATTCGAAGCCTCGTCCACCTGGCTGAGCTTCTTACTGGACGAGTGCGACAAGTTTTATCGTCTCTATCGCAACGAGCGACAAATGCCGCCGCTGAAGCGCCTGCCGAGCGAAACCTTCGCTGAGTATTGCGTCACCGGCTTCGAGGGCGATGAAGCGCCGCCGTCGCGCTTGCCCGATTTCTACCGCGATATTCTGGCATGGTCTTCCGATGTCTACCACCATGACGGAGACGATGCCTGGCGGGCCCTCGAAACCATGCGTAAGTGCGAGCTGCCGGACGCCTATCAAGCAAGGTTTCTCGGAGAAAACGCGCGCAAGATGTATCGTATTGATGCGCCGCAACAGTTCATTCGCGAACGGGTCACGGAGATCGAACGGCCCGACTGGTGGCCGACAGAAGACGAAGTGCAACGCTCGCTCGATCCCGAGGCCGGCATCGTCCGTCGCCACGGCGAAGGCCCCCGCGTCAATCGCACCAATGGTCATGCCCAGGAAGGAGCGCGACCATGA